From Triticum urartu cultivar G1812 chromosome 2, Tu2.1, whole genome shotgun sequence, a single genomic window includes:
- the LOC125535166 gene encoding ATP sulfurylase 2-like, which produces MALHLLTPTHLHHPSPSSPLPRRRATATASLAHPLRPHPRLRLATAPSPRTGLRRGMSAIRSSLIDPDGGALVDLVAPPERRAALRAEAEALPRVRLAAVDVEWAHVLAEGWASPLRGFMREHEYLQCLHFNSLRLPSGGLANMSLPIVLALDDAAKDRVGAAPDVALAGPDGQLLAVLRSVEIYPHNKEERIARTWGTTAPGLPYVDEAITPAGNWLIGGDLEVLQPIKYNDGLDHYRLSPQQLRDEFDKRGADAVFAFQLRNPVHNGHALLMNDTRRRLLEMGFKNPILLLHPLGGFTKADDVPLPVRMEQHSKVLEDGVLDPETTIVSIFPSPMHYAGPTEVQWHAKARINAGANFYIVGRDPAGMGHPTEKRDLYNPDHGKKVLSMAPGLEKLNILPFKVAAYDTVAKKMAFFEPSRSQDFLFISGTKMRTFAKTGENPPDGFMCPGGWKVLVDYYNSLQTEGAAAAPAPATV; this is translated from the exons ATGGCCCTCCACCTCCTCACTCCCACCCACCTCCACCACCCCTCCCCGTCCTCccccctcccgcgccgccgcgccaccgccaCAGCCTCGCTCGCGCACCCACTCCGCCCCCACCCCCGCCTCCGCCTcgccaccgcgccctccccgcgCACCGGGCTCCGTCGCGGCATGTCGGCCATCCGTAGCTCGCTCATCGACCCGGACGGCGGCGCGCTGGTGGACCTGGTCGCCCCGCCCGAGCGCCGCGCGGCGCTGCGGGCCGAGGCGGAGGCGCTCCCGCGGGTGCGGCTGGCCGCCGTGGACGTGGAGTGGGCGCACGTGCTCGCCGAGGGCTGGGCGTCCCCGCTGCGCGGCTTCATGCGGGAGCACGAGTACCTCCAGTGCCTCCACTTCAACTCGCTCCGCCTCCCCTCCGGCGGCCTCGCCAACATGTCGCTCCCCATCGTGCTCGCCCTCGACGACGCCGCCAAGGACCGCGTCGGGGCCGCGCCCGACGTCGCGCTCGCCGGGCCCGACGGCCAGCTCCTCGCCGTCCTCCGCAG TGTTGAGATATACCCTCACAATAAAGAAGAAAGGATTGCAAGAACATGGGGGACAACCGCGCCTGGCTTACCTTATGTCGATGAGGCGATAACACCAGCTGGGAACTGGCTGATTGGTGGTGATCTGGAGGTGTTGCAGCCCATCAAATATAACGATGGCCTCGATCATTACAGGCTTTCACCCCAGCAACTTAGGGACGAATTCGACAAGCGTGGGGCTGATGCTGTATTTGCGTTCCAATTGAGAAATCCAGTCCACAATGGGCATGCACTGTTGATGAATGACACTAGAAGGCGTCTCTTGGAAATGGGTTTCAAGAATCCCATTCTACTGCTACACCCCTTGGGTGGTTTTACAAAAGCTGATGATGTCCCGCTGCCTGTTAGAATGGAACAACACAGCAAG GTCTTAGAAGATGGAGTCCTTGACCCTGAGACCACCATTGTGTCTATATTCCCCTCTCCAATGCATTATGCTGGTCCAACAGAAGTGCAGTGGCATGCGAAGGCAAGAATTAATGCCGGTGCTAATTTCTACATAGTGGGTCGTGATCCAGCTGGCATGGGCCATCCAACAGAGAAGAGAGATCTGTACAACCCAGACCATGGGAAGAAAGTCCTAAGCATGGCCCCCGGTTTGGAGAAACTCAACATATTGCCCTTCAAG GTAGCAGCATACGATACGGTGGCGAAGAAGATGGCTTTCTTTGAACCTTCACGCAGTCAAGATTTTCTGTTCATCTCAGGAACCAAG ATGCGGACTTTCGCCAAAACCGGAGAGAACCCTCCTGATGGTTTCATGTGCCCTGGTGGGTGGAAGGTTCTTGTTGACTACTACAATAGCTTGCAAACTGAaggagctgctgctgctcctgctcctgctACTGTATGA
- the LOC125540680 gene encoding uncharacterized protein LOC125540680 isoform X2 has product MSSHSQPSPPPARPPPPAQTTISALGDDMLREIFARLPDLPNLARAAFACRAFLGAVRSSPAFRGRFRSLRPPPLLAFFVEPDMGTVPVYPSLRGPSDPALAAAFRDADFLQTRHMDGLASGEPGWEFDYSLRCEIRIAHREQRASYSPLTQALSLFPDRQIVTDDSYLEFHTLSHQEDQGLQRVVCIRHDRPWTGARVAVFSSRTMEWQISPWVETGTLIPKDATYLKSGKAVDGFVYWTFPNGDGMLVLNTATSQFHRMDVPHPLKEALMFNPTFFELGQTKDGKLCIVHKGIHNKECKLFVWSWGKDGDGVERWKLDKSFPLRMIVEFIMRSKLNHAQVTIVAVIDGFVYLSVDCHEYAEFQNCSNSPEWFLSLCLETAELHQLFEGPYRSRSCVRPYVMPWPPCLDGSEAVGKGEPTSILITALQSFKALIIDDEANITETKAFFSIGVKNRSLVSKIATLDARLTNARDHILRISADSAECKRPCLDDDCFFCGLSQAYS; this is encoded by the exons ATGTCCTCCCACTCCcagccatcgccgccgccggcgagACCCCCGCCGCCCGCTCAAACCACCATCAGCGCTCTCGGCGACGACATGCTCCGCGAGATCTTCGCCCGCCTCCCCGACCTCCCGAACCTCGCCCGCGCGGCCTTCGCGTGCCGCGCCTTCCTCGGCGCCGTCCGCTCGTCCCCCGCCTTCCGCGGCCGCTTCCGCTCGCTCCGCCCGCCGCCCCTCCTCGCGTTCTTCGTCGAGCCCGATATGGGCACGGTCCCGGTATACCCCTCCCTTCGGGGCCCCTCCGACCCGGCCCTCGCCGCCGCCTTCCGCGACGCCGATTTCCTCCAGACCCGCCACATGGACGGCCTTGCCTCCGGCGAACCCGGATGGGAGTTCGACTACAGCTTGCGCTGCGAGATCCGCATCGCCCACCGGGAGCAGCGAGCCAGCTACAGCCCTCTGACGCAGGCGCTGTCCCTCTTCCCCGACAGGCAGATCGTGACGGACGACAGCTACCTTGAGTTCCACACGCTCTCCCACCAGGAGGACCAGGGGCTGCAGCGTGTGGTCTGCATCCGTCACGACCGCCCATGGACGGGGGCGCGCGTCGCTGTCTTCTCATCGCGCACCATGGAGTGGCAAATTTCCCCTTGGGTGGAAACAGGGACCCTGATTCCCAAGGACGCCACCTACCTTAAGTCGGGTAAGGCGGTTGATGGATTCGTCTATTGGACATTTCCGAACGGGGACGGTATGCTCGTGCTCAATACCGCGACATCTCAGTTCCACCGAATGGATGTGCCGCACCCCTTGAAAGAAGCTTTGATGTTCAACCCTACATTTTTTGAGCTTGGTCAGACCAAGGATGGGAAGCTCTGTATTGTGCATAAGGGCATACATAACAAGGAATGCAAGCTTTTTGTTTGGTCGTGGGGAAAAGATGGTGATGGTGTGGAGAGATGGAAGCTGGACAAGTCGTTTCCATTGCGCATGATTGTGGAGTTCATCATGCGCTCAAAGCTAAATCATGCCCAAGTAACAATTGTGGCTGTCATTGATGGCTTTGTGTATCTCTCAGTTGACTGTCATGAGTATGCTGAATTTCAGAACTGTAGTAATTCTCCAGAGTGGTTCTTATCATTATGCCTGGAAACAGCAGAGCTGCATCAGCTCTTTGAGGGCCCGTATCGGAGTCGTAGTTGTGTACGTCCCTATGTAATGCCGTGGCCTCCTTGTTTG GATGGTTCAGAAGCTGTGGGCAAAGGAGAACCTACTTCTATCCTTATCACAGCATTGCAATCTTTCAAAGCTTTGATTATTGATGATGAAGCAAATATTACTGAGACAAAGGCCTTTTTCTCTATTGGGGTTAAGAACAGGTCTCTCGTCAGCAAAATTGCCACTTTGGATGCACGGCTGACAAATGCAAGAGATCATATCTTGAGGATAAGTGCTGACTCTGCTGAATGCAAGAGACCATGTCTTGACGATGATTGCTTCTTCTGCGGTCTATCACAAGCTTACAGTTAG
- the LOC125534754 gene encoding G-type lectin S-receptor-like serine/threonine-protein kinase At1g11300, translating to MDWLPLTYRAAVLILLFLPFGASDDRLVPGKPLSPGSTIISDGGAFALGFFSPSNSTSTPAKLYLGIWYNDIPELTVVWVTNRETPIITNSSSSPVLSLTNTSNLVLSNGDGSGRVLWTTANVAAAPGLSTPVAVLLNTGNLVIRSSNGTTLWQSFDHHTDTYLPGMKLRGKYNTHDGGDRLISWKGPGDPSPGRFSYGFDPTTFLQVFVWDGKHPVLRSAPWTGDLVMSEGRYQQANTSTGVIMYHAILDNDEEIYITYSLSDGTPHTRFVLTYSGEFQIQSWNNRLLAWEVLVKWPTVECSLYGYCGPYGYCDLTAAIPTCKCLDGFEPSSTKEWAGGRFSMGCRRKEPLGGCGEGFLALPGMKPPDKFTLVGGGKSTFEECATECSRNCSCVAYAHANLSSSRSGGNVTRCLVWGGELVDTEKLGAVFGRNTLYLRLAGLDVTAGKRAESNAGRIALPVLATVLVLLFIAFAWLKFKAGKSEQWRKRKKLSLGELDVGNPPHDHDFPFVRFEEIAIATHNFSETCKIGHGGFGKVYKGMLGGQEVAIKRLSKDSQQGTKEFTNEVILIAKLQHRNLVQLLGCCADRDEKLLIYEYMPNKSLDATLFGTYSRNTPSYPITSQNILFLTFLLFTDDSRKLLLDWLTRFNIIKGVARGLLYLHQDSRLTIIHRDLKAGNVLLDAEMKPKIADFGMARIFGDNQQNANTQRIVGTYGYMAPEYAMEGLFSTKSDVYSFGVLLLEVVTGIRRNSNSQTMGFPSLIIYSWTMWKEGRAEELPDSSIMDACSLDEVVLCIHLALLCVEENPDDRPLMSYVVFVLENGSTTLLDPNRPAYFARRRIDMEQIREDIQTSANSFTLTEIEGR from the exons ATGGATTGGCTGCCTCTCACCTACCGCGCCGCGGTGTTGATCCTCCTGTTCCTGCCGTTCGGAGCGTCCGATGACCGGCTTGTCCCCGGCAAGCCGCTCTCCCCTGGCAGCACCATCATCTCCGATGGCGGTGCTTtcgccttgggcttcttctcccCAAGCAACTCCACCAGTACTCCGGCCAAGTTGTACCTTGGCATATGGTACAACGACATTCCAGAGCTCACCGTGGTGTGGGTCACCAACCGAGAAACCCcgatcatcaccaactcttcctcTTCACCAGTGCTCTCACTCACCAACACCTCCAATCTCGTTCTTTCTAACGGCGATGGCAGCGGCCGTGTCCTCTGGACGACAGCTAACGTGGCCGCTGCCCCAGGCTTGTCTACCCCTGTGGCGGTGCTTTTGAACACCGGCAACCTTGTTATCCGGTCGTCAAACGGCACCACGCTGTGGCAGAGCTTCGACCACCACACCGACACATACCTCCCAGGTATGAAGCTTCGGGGCAAGTACAACACCCACGATGGCGGTGACCGCCTCATATCCTGGAAAGGCCCCGGCGACCCCTCGCCAGGCCGTTTTTCTTATGGATTCGATCCCACCACGTTCCTCCAGGTATTCGTCTGGGACGGGAAGCACCCGGTGTTGCGCAGTGCCCCATGGACAGGGGACCTTGTGATGAGCGAGGGCCGATACCAACAGGCGAATACCAGCACAGGGGTCATCATGTACCATGCCATCCTTGACAACGACGAGGAGATCTACATCACATATAGCCTCTCCGATGGAACCCCGCATACTAGGTTTGTGCTGACCTACTCCGGCGAGTTCCAAATCCAGAGCTGGAACAACAGGTTGTTGGCGTGGGAGGTCCTCGTGAAATGGCCCACCGTTGAATGCAGCCTATACGGCTATTGTGGTCCGTACGGCTACTGTGATCTGACGGCAGCAATCCCAACATGCAAGTGCCTAGATGGTTTCGAGCCGTCTAGCACGAAGGAGTGGGCGGGTGGTAGGTTCTCTATGGGATGCCGGCGGAAGGAGCCATTGGGCGGGTGTGGTGAAGGTTTCTTGGCCTTGCCGGGGATGAAGCCACCCGACAAGTTCACACTCGTCGGTGGGGGCAAGAGTACATTCGAGGAGTGCGCAACAGAGTGCAGCCGCAACTGCTCCTGTGTGGCATACGCACACGCTAACCTGAGCAGTAGCAGGTCTGGAGGAAACGTGACAAGGTGCTTGGTTTGGGGCGGGGAGTTGGTTGACACCGAAAAGCTTGGCGCGGTGTTTGGTAGAAACACGCTCTATCTCCGACTTGCTGGCCTAGATGTGACAGCTG GTAAAAGGGCAGAGAGCAATGCAGGGAGGATTGCGCTACCAGTTTTAGCAACTGTTCTGGTACTCCTATTCATAGCATTTGCATGGTTAAAATTTAAAG CAGGTAAGAGTGAACAATGGAGAAAACGCAAAAAATTATCATTGGGTGAGCTTGATGTAGGAAACCCTCCCCATGATCATGATTTTCCATTTGTAAGATTTGAGGAAATTGCCATAGCAACTCACAACTTCAGTGAAACGTGTAAGATTGGACATGGAGGCTTTGGCAAAGTTTACAAG GGAATGTTAGGTGGTCAAGAAGTTGCTATCAAAAGGCTTAGTAAGGATTCTCAGCAAGGAACAAAGGAATTCACCAATGAAGTAATTCTAATTGCCAAATTGCAACATAGAAACTTGGTTCAACTCCTTGGGTGTTGCGCGGACAGGGATGAAAAGTTATTGATTTATGAATATATGCCTAACAAGAGTTTGGATGCTACCCTTTTTGGTACATATTCTAGGAACACACCATCATATCCTATAACATCTCAAAACATTCTTTTTCTTACATTCCTTCTATTTACAGATGACTCAAGAAAATTGCTACTGGATTGGTTGACACGGTTTAATATAATCAAAGGGGTCGCAAGGGGGCTTCTTTATCTCCACCAAGATTCAAGACTCACAATAATTCACAGAGACCTGAAAGCTGGAAATGTTTTGCTAGATGCAGAGATGAAACCCAAGATAGCGGATTTTGGTATGGCGAGGATATTTGGCGATAACCAACAAAATGCAAATACTCAACGCATTGTTGGGACCTA TGGCTACATGGCTCCTGAGTATGCAATGGAAGGCCTCTTCTCTACCAAGTCTGATGTATACAGCTTCGGTGTGTTACTATTAGAGGTTGTAACTGGTATTAGAAGAAACTCCAATAGTCAAACCATGGGTTTCCCTAGCCTCATAATCTAT TCATGGACTATGTGGAAAGAAGGGCGGGCAGAGGAGTTGCCGGACTCATCTATCATGGATGCTTGTTCACTAGATGAAGTTGTGCTTTGCATCCATCTAGCACTGTTGTGTGTCGAGGAGAACCCAGATGACAGGCCACTTATGTCATATGTTGTGTTCGTCCTGGAGAATGGAAGCACCACACTTCTGGACCCCAATCGTCCGGCCTACTTCGCGCGACGAAGAATTGACATGGAGCAAATCAGAGAAGATATCCAGACTTCCGCAAATAGTTTTACTCTTACTGAAATAGAGGGGCGTTGA
- the LOC125540679 gene encoding transcription factor E2FC-like → MDGSPSLPLPLPRPRPAHRPPLPPQVFLRCPAPPRGAVPAAPPHVHYFRAPSPIPVYSPRLPGPRYIAARPPTPPPPAPAAAAAAPSRPPQASPAQLPPPRPPQPVYENVVPPPRRRGRPKSKAPENEQKIEIENAQSEVGKGEISQGHHKESTTGPTKGIKRARKPHGSIEGDAANNCRYDSSLGLLTKKFINLLKGAEDGTLDLNKAVEILEVQKRRIYDITNVLEGVDLIEKGLKNTIRWKGFDMLLPKEVELQTSALKEELDSSHDEECRLDEEIREAQEKLLALKLNKDKKKWLYLSKEDICKIPHLQGSTRIAIHAPHGTCVEVPDPNADMDICKDLESQEKHYQLLLRSSMGPIDCFLISDHQGVSDPEQVAQDNLDHASTAGGSDAPRPVDDHPSQAPEKGEGDTVGKHTSEPSSTHELMSGILKIVLPDTDADADYWLASDVDATMTETWAT, encoded by the exons ATGGACGGCTCCCCCAGCCTCCCGCTCCCGCTCCCGCGCCCGCGCCCCGCCCACCGGCCCCCGCTCCCGCCGCAGGTCTTCCTCCGATGCCCCGCGCCGCCGCGGGGCGCCGtccccgccgcgccgccgcacgtGCACTACTTCCGCGCCCCGTCGCCCATCCCCGTGTACTCCCCGCGGCTCCCCGGGCCCCGCTACATCGCCGCTCGGCCCCCGACGCCGCCCCCTCCCGCGCCCGCTGCTGCCGCCGCGGCGCCCTCGCGGCCGCCCCAGGCCTCCCCCGCGCAGCTGCCGCCTCCGAGACCGCCGCAGCCGGTGTACGAGAACGTCGTGCCGCCGCCCAGGAGGAGAGGGAGGCCCAAGTCCAAGGCGCCG GAAAATGAGCAGAAAATTGAAATAGAAAATGCCCAGTCTGAAGTTGGGAAGGGAGAGATTAGTCAAGGGCATCATAAGGAGAGTACCACTGGACCAACAAAAGGTATCAAGCGAGCAAGAAAACCACATGGATCAATTGAAG GAGATGCAGCAAACAACTGCCGCTATGACAGTTCACTAG GTCTGCTGACAAAGAAATTCATCAACCTGCTTAAAGGAGCAGAAGATGGAACCCTTGATTTAAATAAAGCAGTTGAGATACTGGAG GTGCAAAAGCGGAGGATATATGATATAACAAATGTCCTAGAAGGTGTAGATTTAATTGAAAAGGGCCTGAAGAATACGATTCGTTGGAA GGGATTTGACATGTTACTGCCTAAGGAGGTGGAGCTCCAAACTTCTGCATTGAAG GAGGAACTGGACTCATCACATGATGAAGAATGCAGGTTGGATGAGGAAATACG AGAAGCACAAGAGAAACTGCTGGCGCTCAAACTAAATAAGGACAAAAAAAA GTGGTTGTATCTTTCCAAGGAAGATATTTGTAAGATTCCTCACTTACAG GGATCCACTCGTATTGCAATACATGCTCCTCACGGAACCTGTGTTGAGGTTCCAGATCCTAATGCG GATATGGACATCTGCAAGGACCTGGAATCTCAAGAAAAGCATTACCAGCTTCTCTTGAGAAGTTCAATGGGTCCCATTGATTGCTTTTTGATAAG TGACCATCAGGGGGTATCCGACCCAGAGCAGGTGGCACAAGACAATTTGGATCATGCATCCACAGCTGGAGGTTCAGATGCTCCAAGGCCGGTGGATGATCATCCAAGTCAAGCTCCCGAAAAGGGAGAGGGCGACACTGTCGGCAAGCATACATCGGAACCATCCAGTACACATGAACTGATGTCTGGCATTCTGAAAATCGTACTGCCAGATACTGAT GCTGATGCTGATTACTGGCTCGCATCTGACGTTGACGCTACCATGACTGAAACATGGGCCACTTAG
- the LOC125540680 gene encoding uncharacterized protein LOC125540680 isoform X1 — MSSHSQPSPPPARPPPPAQTTISALGDDMLREIFARLPDLPNLARAAFACRAFLGAVRSSPAFRGRFRSLRPPPLLAFFVEPDMGTVPVYPSLRGPSDPALAAAFRDADFLQTRHMDGLASGEPGWEFDYSLRCEIRIAHREQRASYSPLTQALSLFPDRQIVTDDSYLEFHTLSHQEDQGLQRVVCIRHDRPWTGARVAVFSSRTMEWQISPWVETGTLIPKDATYLKSGKAVDGFVYWTFPNGDGMLVLNTATSQFHRMDVPHPLKEALMFNPTFFELGQTKDGKLCIVHKGIHNKECKLFVWSWGKDGDGVERWKLDKSFPLRMIVEFIMRSKLNHAQVTIVAVIDGFVYLSVDCHEYAEFQNCSNSPEWFLSLCLETAELHQLFEGPYRSRSCVRPYVMPWPPCLVRSKDGSEAVGKGEPTSILITALQSFKALIIDDEANITETKAFFSIGVKNRSLVSKIATLDARLTNARDHILRISADSAECKRPCLDDDCFFCGLSQAYS; from the exons ATGTCCTCCCACTCCcagccatcgccgccgccggcgagACCCCCGCCGCCCGCTCAAACCACCATCAGCGCTCTCGGCGACGACATGCTCCGCGAGATCTTCGCCCGCCTCCCCGACCTCCCGAACCTCGCCCGCGCGGCCTTCGCGTGCCGCGCCTTCCTCGGCGCCGTCCGCTCGTCCCCCGCCTTCCGCGGCCGCTTCCGCTCGCTCCGCCCGCCGCCCCTCCTCGCGTTCTTCGTCGAGCCCGATATGGGCACGGTCCCGGTATACCCCTCCCTTCGGGGCCCCTCCGACCCGGCCCTCGCCGCCGCCTTCCGCGACGCCGATTTCCTCCAGACCCGCCACATGGACGGCCTTGCCTCCGGCGAACCCGGATGGGAGTTCGACTACAGCTTGCGCTGCGAGATCCGCATCGCCCACCGGGAGCAGCGAGCCAGCTACAGCCCTCTGACGCAGGCGCTGTCCCTCTTCCCCGACAGGCAGATCGTGACGGACGACAGCTACCTTGAGTTCCACACGCTCTCCCACCAGGAGGACCAGGGGCTGCAGCGTGTGGTCTGCATCCGTCACGACCGCCCATGGACGGGGGCGCGCGTCGCTGTCTTCTCATCGCGCACCATGGAGTGGCAAATTTCCCCTTGGGTGGAAACAGGGACCCTGATTCCCAAGGACGCCACCTACCTTAAGTCGGGTAAGGCGGTTGATGGATTCGTCTATTGGACATTTCCGAACGGGGACGGTATGCTCGTGCTCAATACCGCGACATCTCAGTTCCACCGAATGGATGTGCCGCACCCCTTGAAAGAAGCTTTGATGTTCAACCCTACATTTTTTGAGCTTGGTCAGACCAAGGATGGGAAGCTCTGTATTGTGCATAAGGGCATACATAACAAGGAATGCAAGCTTTTTGTTTGGTCGTGGGGAAAAGATGGTGATGGTGTGGAGAGATGGAAGCTGGACAAGTCGTTTCCATTGCGCATGATTGTGGAGTTCATCATGCGCTCAAAGCTAAATCATGCCCAAGTAACAATTGTGGCTGTCATTGATGGCTTTGTGTATCTCTCAGTTGACTGTCATGAGTATGCTGAATTTCAGAACTGTAGTAATTCTCCAGAGTGGTTCTTATCATTATGCCTGGAAACAGCAGAGCTGCATCAGCTCTTTGAGGGCCCGTATCGGAGTCGTAGTTGTGTACGTCCCTATGTAATGCCGTGGCCTCCTTGTTTGGTACGTAGCAAG GATGGTTCAGAAGCTGTGGGCAAAGGAGAACCTACTTCTATCCTTATCACAGCATTGCAATCTTTCAAAGCTTTGATTATTGATGATGAAGCAAATATTACTGAGACAAAGGCCTTTTTCTCTATTGGGGTTAAGAACAGGTCTCTCGTCAGCAAAATTGCCACTTTGGATGCACGGCTGACAAATGCAAGAGATCATATCTTGAGGATAAGTGCTGACTCTGCTGAATGCAAGAGACCATGTCTTGACGATGATTGCTTCTTCTGCGGTCTATCACAAGCTTACAGTTAG
- the LOC125534755 gene encoding uncharacterized protein LOC125534755, with protein MAGRPPFTNVDRETAAALRRSGFNPRKLDGAAEQLSSSSPTPRTTPHSPPPTASTASVLVNRSWPFDVPLPDTLFRISTLVRLYIGLWKLPDTAGLRGASFPNLRELGICTVVMEQGDVDSIVARCPVLEILNIQGCHMGLRLHLVSQSLRCVQVCSSVVESITVAKAPRLERLVLEGCRHTAAGLSTRVTIVDAPKLHTLGSLEPGNHVLEIRNTVITAGVKASRSTILTSVKTLGLNVRSGVINEAKMLFTFLQCFPNVEQLHIVSRKCNQYTGNLRLNFKVGPTDSAMSRIKVMYFREFRGEQGEVAFLKLLHKSAKALEAAVVIMANPSFTPFREDVAFSRAWQASEVSRCQLVGVHLGTGPEGGKAWSFKNESYFPSEELLPVKIISLGQ; from the exons ATGGCCGGGCGGCCGCCGTTCACTAACGTGGACCGGGAGACGGCGGCGGCCTTGCGGCGCAGCGGCTTCAACCCCCGCAAACTGGACGGAGCAGCGGAGCAGCTGT CCTCGTCATCACCGACGCCGCGCACGACCCCGCACTCCCCGCCGCCGACGGCGTCGACTGCCTCAGTGCTCGTTAACCGGTCGTGGCCGTTCGATGTGCCCCTCCCAGACACGCTCTTCCGCATCAGCACGCTCGTCCGCCTCTACATCGGCCTCTGGAAGCTCCCGGACACAGCCGGCCTGCGCGGCGCCTCCTTCCCCAACCTCCGGGAGCTCGGTATATGCACGGTGGTGATGGAGCAGGGGGACGTCGACTCCATCGTCGCCCGCTGCCCCGTCCTGGAGATCCTCAACATCCAGGGATGCCACATGGGGCTGCGCCTCCACCTCGTCAGCCAGAGCCTACGCTGCGTGCAAGTCTGCAGCTCTGTTGTGGAGAGCATCACGGTGGCGAAGGCTCCACGCCTCGAGCGGCTCGTCCTGGAGGGATGCCGGCACACGGCCGCTGGCCTGTCTACCAGGGTCACTATTGTCGATGCCCCGAAGCTCCATACCCTTGGATCCTTGGAGCCAGGAAATCATGTCCTGGAGATCAGAAACACTGTCATAACG GCTGGGGTAAAGGCAAGTAGAAGCACCATTCTCACGAGCGTTAAGACCCTAGGCCTAAATGTGCGTTCCGGAGTAATCAATGAGGCAAAAATGCTGTTCACCTTCCTCCAATGCTTTCCCAATGTCGAGCAGCTGCATATTGTG TCCAGAAAATGTAATCAGTACACTGGTAATCTCAGGCTCAATTTCAAGGTGGGTCCCACTGACAGTGCTATGTCGCGCATCAAAGTGATGTATTTCCGTGAATTCCGAGGGGAACAAGGCGAGGTTGCCTTCCTCAAGCTGCTCCATAAGAGTGCAAAGGCGCTGGAGGCTGCAGTGGTAATCATGGCGAACCCAAGCTTCACACCGTTTCGGGAAGATGTAGCGTTTTCCAGAGCGTGGCAAGCTTCTGAGGTCAGTAGATGCCAACTCGTCGGTGTTCATCTGGGTACAGGTCCTGAAGGAGGCAA AGCGTGGAGTTTCAAAAATGAGAGTTATTTTCCATCCGAGGAACTTCTCCCAGTGAAGATCATCAGCCTAGGGCAGTAG